A genome region from Microbacterium terricola includes the following:
- a CDS encoding UbiA family prenyltransferase: MRTLGALWRSSHPGPSVVVTALALALGLSIGLEWWRLALLTVAVFAGQLSVGISNDAIDAPRDRAVGRAGKPLASGEVGLRAAWVAAFACLALALAVSAVLGWRMLAAHAFALGSAWAYNAGLKSTPASVLPFILSFGTFPSLATLSAADPHFAPGWAWIAGGCLGTAVHFTNVLPDLADDDRTGVRGLPHRLGVRTATIVASLALIAGAIAVLLGAAGGAVGAVSPLSWAFFGVVVVVAVFTALLTLRRAPTRTLFRLVMLAALLLAAQLVATGAALDG; encoded by the coding sequence ATGCGCACCCTCGGGGCCCTCTGGCGCTCGTCCCATCCCGGACCCTCGGTCGTGGTGACCGCGCTCGCGCTGGCGCTCGGCCTCTCGATCGGCCTGGAATGGTGGCGGCTCGCGCTGCTCACCGTCGCGGTGTTCGCCGGCCAGCTCTCGGTGGGCATCTCGAACGACGCGATCGACGCGCCCCGGGATCGGGCGGTGGGCCGCGCGGGCAAGCCGCTCGCGTCGGGCGAGGTCGGCCTTCGCGCGGCCTGGGTCGCGGCATTCGCCTGCCTCGCCCTGGCGCTCGCGGTGTCGGCCGTGCTCGGATGGCGGATGCTGGCCGCTCACGCGTTCGCGCTCGGGTCGGCGTGGGCCTACAACGCGGGTCTCAAGTCGACGCCCGCGTCGGTGCTGCCGTTCATCCTGAGCTTCGGGACCTTCCCCTCCCTCGCGACGCTGTCGGCGGCGGACCCGCATTTTGCGCCCGGTTGGGCGTGGATCGCCGGCGGATGCCTCGGCACCGCCGTGCACTTCACGAACGTCCTGCCCGATCTGGCGGACGACGACCGCACGGGCGTGCGTGGGCTGCCCCACCGGCTCGGCGTCCGCACGGCGACGATCGTCGCCTCTCTCGCCCTGATCGCCGGGGCGATCGCCGTCCTTCTCGGCGCCGCGGGCGGAGCGGTCGGCGCCGTCTCGCCGCTGTCGTGGGCGTTCTTCGGCGTGGTGGTCGTCGTCGCCGTCTTCACCGCGCTCCTCACGCTGCGACGCGCGCCGACCCGCACCCTGTTCCGGCTCGTGATGCTCGCGGCTCTGCTGCTCGCGGCGCAGCTGGTCGCCACCGGCGCGGCGCTCGACGGCTGA
- a CDS encoding ATP-dependent Clp protease ATP-binding subunit produces MNATQNPGQEEAQSALEQFGINLTDRARQGKLDPVIGRDSEIRRVSQVLTRRTKNNPVLIGEPGVGKTAVVEGLAQRIVAGDVAESLKDKELVTLDISALVAGAMYRGQFEERLKSVLKEITESDGRVITFIDELHVLMGAGGGEGSVAASNMLKPMLARGELRLIGATTLNEYREFIEKDAALERRFQQVYVGEPTVEDTVAILRGLKGRYEAHHGVTITDGALVAAASLSNRYIPSRQLPDKAIDLIDEAMSRLKMEIDSSPTEIDQLRRQVDRMRLEDLALKKEKDDASKERRAKLREQMDAAETELSALEARWERERAGLNRVGDLKKRLDAARTERDLALREADYAKASRLEYETIKQLQAELDDAERDESDPAEERMVNEQVTDEDIAAVIAAWTGIPLGRLLQGETEKLLHLETELGRRLIGQKEAVKAVADAVRRSRAGISDPHRPTGSFLFLGPTGVGKTELAKALAEFLFDDERAMVRIDMSEYGEKHSVSRLVGAPPGYIGYEQGGQLTEAVRRRPYSVVLLDEVEKAHPEVFDVLLQVMDDGRLTDGQGRTVDFTNVILILTSNLGSPVLIDPTLSLEQKRDTVQALVRQAFKPEFVNRLDDIVIFQALTEDDLAQIVELAVDQLQRRLHDRRLTLAVTPDARAWLAERGYDPVFGARPLRRLIQSEIQDRLAMGLLSGAVRNGDVVRADVAAGGGSLELTSAGPVVAAA; encoded by the coding sequence ATGAACGCCACCCAGAACCCCGGGCAGGAGGAAGCGCAGAGCGCCCTCGAGCAGTTCGGGATCAACCTCACCGACCGGGCCCGCCAGGGCAAGCTCGACCCCGTCATCGGACGCGACAGTGAGATCCGGCGCGTCAGCCAGGTGCTCACCCGCCGCACCAAGAACAACCCCGTGCTGATCGGCGAGCCAGGCGTCGGCAAGACCGCCGTCGTCGAGGGCCTCGCTCAGCGCATCGTCGCCGGCGACGTCGCCGAGTCGCTCAAGGACAAGGAGCTCGTCACGCTCGACATCTCGGCGCTCGTCGCCGGTGCGATGTACCGCGGCCAGTTCGAGGAGCGCCTGAAGAGCGTGCTGAAGGAGATCACCGAATCCGACGGCCGCGTCATCACCTTCATCGACGAGCTGCACGTGCTGATGGGCGCGGGCGGCGGCGAAGGCTCTGTCGCCGCATCCAACATGCTCAAGCCCATGCTCGCGCGCGGCGAGCTGCGGCTCATCGGCGCGACCACGCTGAACGAGTACCGCGAGTTCATCGAGAAGGATGCTGCGCTGGAGCGCCGCTTCCAGCAGGTCTACGTCGGCGAGCCCACCGTCGAGGACACGGTGGCGATCCTGCGCGGGCTGAAGGGCCGCTACGAGGCGCACCACGGCGTGACGATCACCGACGGCGCACTGGTGGCCGCGGCATCCCTGTCGAACCGCTACATCCCGAGCCGTCAGCTCCCCGACAAGGCGATCGATCTGATCGACGAGGCCATGAGCCGGCTGAAGATGGAGATCGACTCGTCGCCCACGGAGATCGACCAGCTGCGACGCCAGGTCGACCGGATGCGTCTCGAAGACCTCGCCCTCAAGAAGGAGAAGGACGACGCATCCAAGGAGCGCAGGGCGAAGCTGCGCGAGCAGATGGATGCGGCCGAGACCGAGCTGAGTGCGCTCGAGGCGCGCTGGGAGCGCGAGCGCGCGGGGCTCAACCGCGTCGGCGACCTCAAGAAGCGTCTCGACGCCGCCAGGACCGAGCGCGACCTCGCGCTGCGCGAGGCGGACTACGCGAAGGCCTCGCGGCTCGAGTACGAGACGATCAAGCAGCTCCAGGCAGAGCTCGACGACGCCGAGCGCGACGAGTCCGACCCGGCTGAAGAGCGCATGGTGAACGAGCAGGTCACCGATGAGGACATCGCCGCCGTGATCGCGGCGTGGACCGGCATCCCGCTCGGACGCCTGCTGCAAGGCGAGACCGAGAAGCTGCTGCACCTCGAGACCGAGCTCGGCAGGCGCCTGATCGGGCAGAAGGAGGCCGTGAAGGCCGTCGCCGATGCCGTGCGCCGCTCGCGGGCCGGCATCAGCGACCCGCACCGGCCGACCGGCTCGTTCCTGTTCCTCGGCCCGACCGGCGTCGGCAAGACCGAGCTGGCCAAGGCGCTCGCCGAGTTCCTCTTCGACGACGAGCGCGCCATGGTGCGCATCGACATGTCCGAGTACGGCGAGAAGCACTCGGTGTCGCGGCTGGTCGGGGCGCCCCCCGGCTACATCGGGTACGAGCAGGGCGGACAGCTCACCGAGGCCGTGCGTCGTCGGCCGTACTCGGTCGTGCTGCTCGACGAGGTCGAGAAGGCGCACCCCGAGGTGTTCGACGTGCTGCTGCAGGTGATGGACGACGGGCGCCTGACCGACGGTCAGGGCCGCACGGTCGACTTCACCAACGTGATCCTGATCCTCACCTCGAACCTCGGCTCGCCCGTGCTGATCGACCCGACTCTCTCGCTCGAGCAGAAGCGCGACACCGTGCAGGCGCTCGTGCGGCAGGCCTTCAAGCCGGAGTTCGTCAACCGCCTCGACGACATCGTGATCTTCCAGGCCCTCACCGAGGACGACCTCGCGCAGATCGTCGAGCTCGCCGTGGACCAGCTGCAGCGTCGCCTGCACGACCGCAGGCTCACGCTCGCCGTCACGCCCGACGCGCGGGCGTGGCTGGCCGAGCGCGGTTACGACCCGGTGTTCGGTGCGCGGCCGCTGCGCCGGCTCATCCAGTCCGAGATCCAGGACCGTCTCGCGATGGGCCTGCTTTCGGGCGCCGTGCGCAACGGCGACGTCGTGCGCGCGGATGTGGCGGCCGGCGGAGGGTCGCTGGAGCTGACCAGCGCGGGCCCGGTCGTCGCGGCGGCCTAA
- a CDS encoding GlxA family transcriptional regulator, producing MKTVAVIVQDGFAPFEFGVACEAFGLDRSGDGIPNFDFRVVAPEPGAIVSKLGFSINVENDLSFAYEADLVVVSPTPREWWQKADPRVLDAIRDASARGAWLLSVCSGSFLLAAAGVLDGRKATTHWMYADTMARMYPAIEVDPDVLYVQDGRIITSAGTAAGLDACLHLLRQELGAEMTNRIARRMVVPPQRDGGQAQFIDRPLPEVASLSLAPVSDWMLENLRLDLSVDQLAAKAHMSPRTFARRFKADFGATPAAWLARQRLIHAQRLLEQTDLGLDRIAYESGFGSAAVLRQNFARVLGLTPTAYRSRFTCTRDEIAARADESAA from the coding sequence ATGAAGACCGTCGCCGTGATCGTCCAGGATGGGTTCGCTCCGTTCGAGTTCGGCGTGGCCTGCGAGGCGTTCGGCCTCGATCGGTCGGGCGACGGCATCCCGAACTTCGACTTCCGCGTCGTCGCGCCCGAGCCTGGCGCCATCGTGTCGAAGCTGGGGTTCTCGATCAATGTCGAGAACGACCTGTCCTTCGCCTACGAGGCCGACCTGGTGGTCGTCTCGCCGACCCCGCGGGAGTGGTGGCAGAAGGCCGACCCGCGGGTGCTCGACGCCATCCGCGACGCATCAGCCCGCGGCGCCTGGCTGCTCAGCGTGTGCAGCGGCTCGTTCCTCCTCGCCGCCGCCGGGGTCCTCGACGGCCGCAAGGCCACCACGCACTGGATGTACGCCGACACCATGGCCCGCATGTACCCCGCGATCGAGGTCGACCCCGACGTGCTCTACGTGCAGGACGGCCGCATCATCACGAGCGCGGGCACCGCGGCGGGCCTCGACGCGTGCCTGCACCTGCTGCGACAGGAGCTCGGCGCCGAGATGACCAACCGCATCGCCCGGCGCATGGTGGTGCCGCCGCAGCGTGACGGCGGGCAGGCGCAGTTCATCGACCGCCCCCTGCCGGAGGTCGCGTCCCTGTCGCTCGCGCCGGTGAGCGACTGGATGCTGGAGAACCTGCGCCTCGACCTCAGCGTCGACCAGCTGGCGGCCAAGGCCCACATGTCGCCCCGCACGTTCGCGCGCAGGTTCAAGGCCGACTTCGGCGCGACGCCGGCGGCGTGGCTCGCGCGTCAGCGTCTCATCCACGCGCAGCGGCTGCTGGAGCAGACCGACCTCGGTCTCGACCGCATCGCCTACGAGAGCGGGTTCGGGTCGGCCGCGGTGCTCAGGCAGAACTTCGCCCGGGTGCTCGGCCTCACGCCCACCGCGTATCGGTCGCGGTTCACCTGCACCCGCGACGAGATAGCGGCGCGCGCGGACGAATCCGCCGCCTGA
- a CDS encoding glycosyltransferase has product MHIVFFSDQHLESFGGAQVSMRLQRRFLERAGHTVSVVAPAMHGARGRAVAPDAGYLDMPSIPITLDREYSLTWPGARSDRWVDAALAGRPPVDVVHVQADFWGAYIGHRFAARHGLPVVHTMHNRVDVGIEATAPLPGLVMRVLNRWERSALGDRTPGADGWAYLRRLAARSTAVTAPSAHFAHRLDAHGVVPRGARGARVDVIWNGIDDDVLDAALDAGRPVREAGPARLVWLGRMSPEKRLLPFLEALAASGVRAEVEVLGGGGQLRAARRLVAKLKPTASVVFAGRLPYTAVLAKLRTADALVQTSIGFETQGMTPFEAASLGTPSIVSDPDIARELGSGFWAVGGDADAAPDRADDSVRALARTLRRAVADIEAGTAPAVDPLLRERFRQSSRTAAMLEVYARAIG; this is encoded by the coding sequence GTGCACATCGTCTTCTTCAGCGACCAGCACCTCGAGTCGTTCGGGGGAGCGCAGGTGTCGATGCGCCTGCAGCGCCGGTTCCTGGAGCGGGCGGGCCACACGGTCAGCGTGGTGGCGCCCGCTATGCACGGAGCCCGCGGCCGGGCCGTCGCGCCCGATGCGGGCTACCTCGACATGCCGTCGATCCCGATCACGCTCGACCGGGAGTACTCGCTCACCTGGCCGGGTGCGCGCTCGGACCGCTGGGTGGATGCGGCGCTGGCCGGTCGCCCGCCCGTCGACGTCGTGCACGTGCAGGCCGACTTCTGGGGTGCGTACATCGGGCACCGTTTCGCAGCGCGCCACGGGCTGCCCGTCGTGCACACGATGCACAACCGGGTCGACGTCGGGATCGAGGCGACCGCCCCCCTGCCCGGGCTGGTGATGCGGGTGCTGAACCGGTGGGAGCGCTCGGCGCTCGGCGACCGCACCCCCGGGGCTGACGGCTGGGCATACCTGCGCCGACTGGCCGCGCGCTCGACGGCGGTCACCGCGCCGTCCGCGCACTTCGCGCACCGGCTCGACGCGCACGGCGTCGTGCCGCGCGGTGCGCGCGGTGCACGGGTCGACGTGATCTGGAACGGCATCGACGACGACGTGCTCGACGCGGCGCTCGACGCCGGCCGACCCGTCCGGGAGGCCGGCCCGGCACGGCTCGTGTGGCTCGGGCGCATGAGCCCCGAGAAGAGGCTGCTGCCGTTCCTCGAGGCGCTCGCGGCGTCGGGCGTGCGCGCCGAGGTCGAGGTGCTCGGCGGCGGTGGTCAGCTGCGCGCCGCGCGGAGGCTCGTCGCGAAGCTGAAGCCGACGGCATCCGTCGTCTTCGCCGGGAGGCTGCCGTACACGGCCGTGCTGGCGAAGCTGCGCACGGCGGATGCGCTCGTGCAGACCTCGATCGGCTTCGAGACGCAGGGGATGACGCCCTTCGAGGCCGCATCGCTCGGCACCCCCTCGATCGTCAGCGACCCCGACATCGCCCGCGAGCTCGGCTCGGGATTCTGGGCGGTCGGCGGGGACGCGGATGCTGCGCCCGACCGCGCCGACGACTCGGTGCGGGCACTGGCGCGCACCCTCCGCCGTGCCGTCGCCGACATCGAGGCCGGCACGGCGCCGGCGGTCGACCCGCTCCTGCGCGAGCGGTTCCGCCAGTCCTCGCGGACCGCCGCGATGCTCGAGGTGTACGCCCGCGCGATCGGCTGA
- a CDS encoding glycosyltransferase: MTPPATSDTPPAGATAGRPDRLTVLIGADTFLPHVNGAARFAERLAAGLVARGHDVHVMAPSATHRAHGRFTEVIEGQPLTMHRLPSWRWYPHDWLTFVLPWMSKHHARRVLDEVKPDVVHIQSHIVIGRGLAREARKRGIPIVATNHVMAENIVDFTTLPPVLDKVVVKLAWDDAKRTLDMARAVTTPTRKAADFLEATIAIDGVVPVSCGIDASNYTPDLTPRDANRMVFVGRLTTEKQIDVVLHALARLDPALDVTFDIVGNGDQRRNLEQLVHQLGLDERVTFHGRTSDEELRAVLSRASVFVIASIAELQSIATMEAMASGLPIVAANAVALPHLVHDGENGYLFAPGDVDDLVGKLTAVLTATPEERLRMQQASLDGVKVHDMKRTLDTFEALYRGEPLPE, encoded by the coding sequence GTGACTCCCCCCGCGACCTCCGACACCCCGCCCGCCGGCGCCACCGCCGGCCGACCGGATCGTCTCACCGTGCTCATCGGCGCAGACACGTTCCTCCCTCACGTCAACGGCGCCGCCCGCTTCGCCGAGCGCCTCGCCGCCGGCCTGGTGGCGCGCGGCCACGACGTGCACGTGATGGCGCCCAGCGCCACCCACCGCGCGCACGGTCGCTTCACCGAGGTGATCGAGGGTCAGCCTCTGACGATGCACCGCCTGCCGTCGTGGCGCTGGTACCCGCACGATTGGCTCACGTTCGTGCTCCCGTGGATGTCGAAGCACCACGCCCGGCGGGTGCTCGACGAGGTCAAGCCCGACGTCGTGCACATCCAGTCGCACATCGTGATCGGCCGCGGCCTCGCCCGGGAGGCGCGCAAGCGCGGCATCCCGATCGTCGCGACCAACCACGTGATGGCCGAGAACATCGTCGACTTCACCACCCTGCCGCCGGTGCTCGACAAGGTGGTCGTCAAGCTCGCCTGGGACGACGCGAAGCGCACTCTCGACATGGCTCGCGCCGTCACCACCCCGACGCGCAAGGCCGCCGACTTCCTCGAGGCGACCATCGCCATCGACGGAGTCGTGCCGGTGAGCTGCGGCATCGACGCGAGCAACTACACGCCCGATCTCACACCGCGCGACGCGAACCGCATGGTGTTCGTGGGGCGCCTCACGACCGAGAAGCAGATCGACGTCGTGCTGCACGCGCTCGCCCGCCTCGACCCGGCGCTCGACGTGACCTTCGACATCGTCGGCAACGGCGACCAGCGCCGCAACCTCGAGCAGCTGGTCCACCAGCTCGGCCTCGACGAGCGCGTCACCTTCCACGGGCGCACGTCCGACGAGGAGCTGCGCGCGGTGCTCTCACGCGCCAGCGTCTTCGTGATCGCCTCGATCGCCGAGCTCCAGTCGATCGCCACGATGGAGGCGATGGCCTCCGGGCTGCCGATCGTCGCCGCCAACGCCGTCGCGCTGCCGCACCTCGTCCACGACGGCGAGAACGGGTACCTCTTCGCCCCCGGCGACGTCGACGACCTCGTCGGCAAGCTGACGGCGGTGCTCACCGCGACGCCGGAGGAGCGCCTGCGCATGCAGCAGGCATCGCTCGACGGCGTGAAGGTGCACGACATGAAGCGCACGCTCGACACCTTCGAAGCGCTGTACCGCGGCGAGCCCCTGCCCGAGTAG
- a CDS encoding DUF6325 family protein, with protein sequence MAEFRYGPVELYLVGFEGDRPDPGVIAALNKQVSGGHVRLLDFVLVSKSEDGEVTIIEVDDDEEEYGLDLVVDAVGITGEEDIADLADVVPPGGSALVVALELVYQRALAESVVASGGVLLSYERIPAPVVNAIADAAESEGEQE encoded by the coding sequence ATGGCCGAATTCCGCTACGGGCCCGTGGAGCTCTATCTCGTGGGCTTCGAGGGCGATCGCCCCGATCCCGGCGTCATCGCCGCCCTCAACAAGCAGGTCAGCGGCGGTCACGTCCGGCTGCTCGACTTCGTGCTCGTCTCGAAGTCCGAAGACGGCGAAGTGACGATCATCGAGGTCGACGACGACGAAGAGGAATACGGTCTCGACCTGGTCGTCGACGCGGTCGGGATCACCGGCGAGGAGGACATCGCCGACCTCGCCGATGTCGTGCCCCCTGGTGGGTCCGCCCTCGTCGTGGCCCTCGAGCTCGTGTACCAGCGTGCTCTCGCCGAGAGCGTCGTCGCGTCCGGCGGCGTCCTCCTCAGCTACGAACGCATCCCCGCCCCGGTCGTGAATGCGATCGCGGACGCCGCCGAAAGTGAAGGAGAGCAGGAATGA
- a CDS encoding SHOCT domain-containing protein: MIRRMGRPGLIGLAARTAVVAGTANAVSGAMNDSRQRKAQDQYEQEQYQAAQQQAAMQQAAQQAVAQHAAAQQYAAPPAPPAPAAPTVDIVAELQKLAALRDAGVLDDAEFAAAKARLLS, encoded by the coding sequence ATGATCCGTCGAATGGGACGCCCCGGCCTGATCGGGCTCGCGGCGCGCACGGCCGTCGTCGCGGGCACCGCCAACGCCGTCTCCGGCGCGATGAACGACTCGCGCCAGCGCAAGGCGCAGGACCAGTACGAGCAGGAGCAGTACCAGGCCGCGCAGCAGCAGGCTGCGATGCAGCAGGCTGCTCAGCAGGCCGTCGCCCAGCACGCGGCGGCTCAGCAGTACGCCGCACCGCCGGCACCGCCTGCGCCGGCCGCACCGACCGTCGACATCGTCGCCGAGCTGCAGAAGCTCGCCGCCCTCAGGGACGCGGGCGTGCTCGACGACGCCGAGTTCGCCGCAGCGAAGGCCCGGCTGCTCTCGTAG
- a CDS encoding AI-2E family transporter has product MKRAEPTLPTPPVLSPTLRVLIGLAAAVIALAGLSFARELVGPLALAAVIVIICHPVRHPLERAGWPRWAATTAVIVVAYLILLFMLLLLWFAGTQFVRLVADFADELKATASALLSWLQSLGLDEQAADATASLLDPGTIASFAASLGGTVLGVLTAFFFVVAYVIFMAADGARYSRAEAAFGAAVRPTVRRFQSFNSGVRRYYVVNAIFGLIVAIIDGLALWALGVPAPAVWAILAFVTNFVPNIGFVLGLIPPALLALVVGGWPMMLAVIAIYCVVNVTLQVLIQPKFVSDAVNLSLTLSFFSVIFWTFIIGPLGAILSIPLTLLVRALVLEGDQGKRWLRWLSGDPAAAGADQTG; this is encoded by the coding sequence GTGAAGCGCGCCGAACCCACTCTGCCGACGCCCCCCGTCCTGTCGCCGACGCTGCGGGTGCTGATCGGGCTCGCCGCCGCCGTGATCGCCCTCGCCGGGCTCTCCTTCGCGCGGGAGCTGGTCGGGCCGCTCGCCCTGGCCGCGGTGATCGTGATCATCTGCCACCCTGTGCGGCATCCGCTGGAGCGGGCAGGCTGGCCGCGCTGGGCGGCGACGACCGCGGTGATCGTCGTGGCCTACCTGATCCTCCTGTTCATGCTGCTGCTGCTCTGGTTCGCGGGCACGCAGTTCGTACGCCTCGTCGCCGACTTCGCCGACGAGCTGAAGGCGACCGCATCCGCGCTGCTGAGCTGGCTGCAGTCGCTCGGGCTGGACGAGCAGGCTGCCGACGCGACAGCATCCCTCCTCGATCCGGGCACCATAGCCTCGTTCGCCGCGTCTCTGGGAGGCACGGTGCTGGGCGTCCTGACGGCCTTCTTCTTCGTGGTCGCGTACGTGATCTTCATGGCGGCGGACGGTGCCCGCTACTCGCGCGCCGAGGCGGCGTTCGGCGCAGCGGTGCGTCCGACGGTGCGACGCTTCCAGTCCTTCAACAGCGGAGTGCGGCGCTACTACGTCGTCAACGCGATCTTCGGGCTCATCGTCGCGATCATCGACGGCCTCGCCCTGTGGGCGCTGGGCGTGCCCGCCCCGGCGGTCTGGGCGATCCTGGCGTTCGTGACGAACTTCGTGCCGAACATCGGCTTCGTGCTCGGCCTCATCCCGCCGGCGCTGCTGGCGCTCGTGGTCGGCGGCTGGCCCATGATGCTCGCCGTCATCGCGATCTACTGCGTGGTGAACGTCACGCTGCAGGTGCTGATCCAGCCGAAGTTCGTGAGCGACGCGGTGAACCTGAGTCTGACGCTGAGCTTCTTCTCGGTGATCTTCTGGACGTTCATCATCGGCCCGCTCGGTGCGATCCTCTCGATCCCGCTCACGCTGCTCGTGCGTGCACTGGTGCTCGAAGGCGACCAGGGCAAGCGGTGGCTGCGCTGGCTGTCGGGCGACCCGGCCGCGGCGGGCGCAGACCAGACCGGATGA